One part of the Candidatus Mancarchaeum acidiphilum genome encodes these proteins:
- a CDS encoding CARDB domain-containing protein, which translates to MSDSKSKNKDKKTNEGQKSSIAIWLYAIAIIIAVAIIYVSYSFTQAGSYSVKVEFSPVNYHANTTMYPFNTLSAKLTVINIGTSKLSKLPMLVYVNGNKLHSYVITLPPKSEVNLSISYTFNNSGNYTFEAVADPANLLNLKNRDLSHQSFAVPVAVPEKPDLYVSIPNLNITSTKEFTLYPKGIAFSSIEALNYNISYFKNLFGPAYPAVGNSITDLALLVHIMNGVYANYSSGARISSLWMNGNITAQYLNTLLRKNTLSYSAFNLSGTDGVYFKYSNFTSICTSQNNGWVKVLSVYNASGNYTCRNIISSNYTPKEASVLEASLNSSKALMNYSSGFLYTNSTYTGFSTSINSNSISQMNLFENPYGNFASNISKYNVSLKDSNMTCKGQISSNSSENLELCSYLISPVYQASAFANYSMAESNEVGNRYMLSMYSFTYTNYSSSIVPNAAHLIAALKVNQSVYPWKPSAQSSCQLSNSTLSCRFDSYNQSTSKANFTIKNNGDSPVKITSAACFMPGLEKHYKEDTTINATKEGSISVECSSVLVPLDVAYDNYNLTLNYTENGKPYTISGTAKIAVPYVV; encoded by the coding sequence TTGTCAGATTCAAAATCTAAAAATAAAGATAAAAAAACCAACGAAGGTCAAAAAAGCTCAATTGCGATATGGCTTTATGCAATTGCTATCATAATAGCGGTTGCAATAATCTATGTATCATATTCATTTACACAAGCAGGATCGTATTCGGTTAAAGTTGAATTCTCACCAGTCAATTATCATGCCAATACAACCATGTATCCATTCAATACCCTAAGCGCCAAGCTCACTGTAATCAACATAGGCACAAGCAAGCTAAGCAAGCTTCCAATGCTGGTATACGTCAATGGAAATAAACTCCATTCATATGTAATAACCCTGCCGCCGAAATCCGAAGTAAACCTTTCAATAAGCTACACATTCAACAATAGCGGCAATTACACATTCGAAGCTGTAGCGGATCCTGCCAACCTACTAAACTTAAAGAACAGGGATCTGTCACATCAATCATTTGCGGTTCCTGTCGCAGTCCCAGAAAAGCCAGACCTATACGTATCAATACCAAATCTGAATATAACATCTACAAAGGAGTTTACACTTTATCCAAAAGGCATAGCATTCTCCTCAATTGAGGCCTTAAATTATAACATATCTTACTTCAAGAACTTGTTTGGGCCCGCTTATCCTGCGGTCGGCAATTCAATAACAGACCTAGCGCTTCTTGTACACATAATGAATGGCGTATACGCAAATTACAGCAGCGGAGCAAGGATATCAAGCTTGTGGATGAATGGAAATATAACTGCCCAATACTTAAATACACTATTGCGCAAAAACACCCTTTCATATTCGGCATTTAACCTATCTGGTACCGATGGAGTTTACTTCAAGTACAGCAACTTCACAAGCATATGTACCTCACAGAACAATGGTTGGGTAAAGGTATTATCTGTATACAACGCATCCGGTAACTACACGTGCAGGAATATTATATCAAGCAATTACACCCCTAAAGAAGCAAGCGTGTTGGAAGCATCCTTGAACAGCAGCAAGGCACTCATGAATTACTCAAGCGGTTTCCTTTACACAAATTCGACTTACACCGGTTTTTCAACATCTATAAATTCAAATTCAATATCCCAGATGAATCTGTTCGAAAACCCTTATGGGAATTTTGCCTCAAATATCTCCAAATACAACGTTTCTTTAAAGGATTCAAATATGACATGCAAGGGCCAGATATCAAGCAATTCCTCAGAGAACCTAGAACTGTGCTCTTACTTGATAAGCCCAGTATACCAAGCATCTGCATTTGCCAATTACAGCATGGCAGAGTCCAATGAAGTAGGCAATAGGTATATGCTTTCAATGTATTCATTTACATATACCAATTATTCGAGCAGCATAGTGCCAAATGCTGCCCACCTGATAGCAGCACTTAAGGTAAACCAATCAGTTTATCCATGGAAACCATCAGCCCAAAGCAGCTGCCAGTTATCCAATAGCACTTTAAGCTGCAGGTTTGATTCATACAATCAATCAACAAGCAAGGCAAACTTCACAATCAAGAACAATGGGGATTCCCCTGTGAAAATAACAAGTGCTGCGTGCTTTATGCCTGGCCTGGAGAAGCACTATAAAGAGGATACAACAATAAATGCAACCAAAGAAGGCAGCATAAGCGTGGAATGCAGCAGCGTATTGGTCCCGCTTGATGTTGCATACGATAATTACAACCTGACTCTAAATTACACGGAAAACGGAAAGCCCTACACTATTTCAGGCACAGCAAAAATAGCAGTACCCTACGTTGTTTGA
- a CDS encoding NAD(P)/FAD-dependent oxidoreductase, with product MGSYDNVAIIGGGMAGLRLAEKLAGSDIYVTLYEGKRDVSYLADRASGVLSVSGVNRLGIDYSGALKNVLDGAVIYSSRQQMKVVSEKPQAYVLDRKLLIKEAYANAKRAGANIVLGKRLDEAELNSLDDGKTVIVGADGPASSVAKAFGFTPIKEFLLTYKAVYENVNYPESSIVRLFFDNAISKGLFGWLIPYSNDRIELGLGVSEKTKGNSKQAFEKFVKNSNIHAIVDSRKASSEYASVIPIGARRVTVKGNVLLVGDAAGQTKATTGGGLIFGLSCADVALQSIVNAFKNGRPLSDYERSWRKLYGLDLNMHRRLQSYYSNLDNRSIDRALYLLKKLGFDSFLSKHGDMDSIKTMMKRAFIRK from the coding sequence TTGGGCTCCTATGACAATGTTGCTATAATAGGCGGAGGGATGGCAGGTCTGAGATTAGCGGAGAAGCTGGCTGGAAGCGATATATATGTAACTTTGTATGAAGGCAAAAGGGATGTGTCTTATCTTGCGGACAGGGCATCTGGGGTGCTTTCTGTATCTGGAGTAAACAGGCTTGGCATAGATTATTCGGGAGCACTAAAAAATGTGCTGGACGGGGCTGTTATTTACTCAAGCAGGCAGCAGATGAAGGTTGTTTCGGAAAAGCCGCAAGCCTATGTGCTTGACAGGAAATTGCTAATAAAGGAGGCTTATGCAAATGCAAAGAGGGCGGGGGCGAATATAGTTTTGGGCAAGAGGTTGGATGAGGCGGAATTGAATAGCTTGGATGATGGAAAAACGGTAATAGTTGGGGCGGATGGGCCCGCATCGTCAGTTGCTAAAGCTTTTGGCTTTACCCCTATAAAGGAATTCCTGCTGACCTACAAGGCGGTCTATGAGAATGTAAATTATCCTGAAAGCAGTATAGTGAGGTTGTTTTTTGATAATGCAATCTCGAAAGGGCTGTTCGGATGGTTGATACCTTATTCAAATGACAGGATTGAGCTTGGGCTTGGGGTAAGCGAAAAAACAAAGGGCAACAGCAAGCAGGCATTCGAAAAATTCGTAAAAAACAGCAATATCCACGCCATTGTAGATTCAAGAAAAGCCAGTTCGGAGTATGCAAGCGTAATACCTATAGGGGCGAGGAGGGTGACAGTGAAAGGAAATGTACTGCTTGTCGGGGATGCGGCAGGGCAGACGAAAGCTACCACGGGAGGGGGATTGATATTCGGGCTTTCGTGCGCTGATGTAGCCCTGCAATCGATAGTGAATGCCTTCAAGAATGGCAGGCCTTTATCTGATTACGAAAGGAGCTGGAGAAAGCTCTACGGCCTTGATCTAAACATGCATAGGAGATTGCAAAGTTATTATTCCAATTTGGACAACCGTTCAATTGACAGGGCCTTGTATCTGCTTAAAAAGCTTGGATTCGACTCGTTTTTAAGCAAGCATGGCGATATGGACAGCATTAAAACGATGATGAAAAGGGCATTCATCAGAAAATAG
- a CDS encoding glycosyltransferase gives MRIKLAMAQANLTVRGGAERVVLKIAEHYNATIYTAEYRKDATFEEFNDLDIKVIGGRGFYKFLGYGRAAQGLNYGLSFYNYRVRDDYDVLNPHIAPSHWIRHKNSRVLWYCHTPLRDLYDLYYYRQSLRPFAKRSLYSVIVPRIRFIDKRMVSKIKYIVANSENTNNRIKKYYGRNDAVVLNGGIDYKEYKNEGNDRYFFYPSRISPNKRQDYAIRAFKIFKSQNKGLNYRLIISGQVSDDPFYQEYYSKISNMAKSVGGVSILTDVNDKDLVDLYSKATAILYPPINEDYGLVPLEAAASGKPVIVVNEGGPKETVINNKTGFLINNELDMAEKMQKLAEEPQLVEIMGKKGRERVKKYYSWNNFFKEFDKLLYKAKNEK, from the coding sequence ATGAGGATAAAACTTGCAATGGCACAGGCAAATCTGACAGTTAGAGGGGGCGCGGAGAGAGTTGTCCTCAAGATAGCCGAGCATTACAATGCAACGATATATACTGCGGAATATAGGAAGGATGCCACTTTCGAAGAGTTCAATGATTTAGATATTAAAGTGATAGGTGGCAGAGGCTTTTATAAGTTTCTTGGATATGGAAGGGCAGCACAGGGGCTTAATTATGGGCTCTCATTTTACAATTATAGGGTCAGGGACGATTACGATGTGCTGAATCCCCATATAGCTCCAAGCCATTGGATCAGGCATAAAAACAGCAGGGTGCTGTGGTACTGCCATACACCCCTCAGGGATCTTTACGATCTTTATTATTATAGGCAATCGTTAAGGCCTTTTGCGAAGAGGAGCCTGTACAGTGTGATAGTTCCCAGGATCAGGTTCATAGACAAAAGGATGGTAAGCAAGATAAAGTACATAGTGGCTAATTCTGAAAATACAAACAATAGGATAAAGAAGTATTATGGAAGGAATGACGCAGTGGTACTGAATGGGGGCATTGACTACAAGGAGTACAAGAACGAAGGAAACGACAGGTACTTCTTCTATCCCTCGCGTATATCACCGAACAAGAGGCAGGACTACGCGATAAGGGCTTTCAAGATATTCAAAAGCCAGAACAAGGGGCTCAATTACAGGCTGATAATAAGCGGCCAGGTATCTGACGACCCATTTTACCAAGAGTATTATTCCAAAATTTCGAACATGGCAAAGAGCGTAGGGGGGGTAAGCATACTTACTGATGTTAATGACAAGGACCTGGTAGACTTGTACAGCAAGGCGACCGCGATATTGTACCCGCCTATAAATGAAGATTATGGATTGGTGCCTCTTGAGGCTGCTGCAAGCGGCAAGCCTGTAATAGTCGTAAATGAAGGGGGACCGAAGGAGACTGTAATAAACAACAAGACGGGATTTCTAATAAACAATGAGCTTGACATGGCAGAGAAAATGCAGAAGCTGGCAGAAGAGCCGCAGCTGGTTGAGATTATGGGTAAAAAAGGTAGGGAAAGAGTCAAAAAATATTATTCGTGGAACAATTTCTTCAAGGAATTCGACAAACTGCTCTACAAAGCCAAAAACGAAAAATGA